A region of Salinibacter sp. 10B DNA encodes the following proteins:
- a CDS encoding NAD(P)/FAD-dependent oxidoreductase: MPVDTPASSATRPHVVIVGAGFGGLEAAKALRDAPVRVTLVDRNNYHKFQPLLYEVAMAGLEPDDIAHNVRNIFQGNDTVHFRLGTVVGIDTNARRVHLKGGDPLGYDFLILAAGAVSNDFGIPGVREHGYPLKNVPDAVNLRNHILRQFERYDRRGGEGQSGALTFVVVGGGPTGVEMAGALVELFDTLNDDFADFDIREQARCILLEMQDGLLPPYQQSLQTYTQRVLEERGVEVLTNTAVEQVDAEAVHLNDGSTIPSQTLIWAAGVKASPVADMLNTEQARDGRVVVEPDLSVPGCPSVYAIGDMAAIEGADGFEPQLAQVALQSGRHAASQIRRRLDGAETEAFSYRDYGQMATIGRNAAVAEFAGGITFKGVFAWLIWVVIHIAKLVGFRNRLSAFVNWAYNYFTYSRSARLILDMVPISDDIPMEVEEVDREVKARLEEVKAEV; this comes from the coding sequence ATGCCGGTTGATACTCCTGCGTCCTCTGCGACGCGTCCGCACGTCGTCATTGTTGGGGCGGGGTTTGGTGGGCTTGAAGCGGCGAAAGCGCTCCGTGACGCCCCCGTTCGCGTTACACTGGTCGATCGAAATAACTACCACAAGTTTCAGCCGCTCCTTTACGAAGTGGCAATGGCAGGGTTGGAGCCGGACGACATCGCGCACAATGTGCGCAACATTTTTCAGGGAAACGACACCGTGCACTTTCGACTCGGTACCGTCGTCGGGATCGACACGAACGCTCGGCGGGTGCACTTGAAGGGGGGCGATCCGCTCGGGTACGATTTTCTGATTCTTGCGGCCGGGGCGGTAAGCAATGACTTCGGCATTCCGGGTGTGCGCGAGCATGGGTACCCGCTCAAGAACGTGCCCGACGCCGTCAACCTGCGCAATCACATTCTCCGCCAGTTTGAGCGCTATGATCGCCGGGGCGGAGAGGGGCAGTCTGGGGCACTCACCTTTGTTGTCGTGGGCGGCGGCCCCACGGGAGTCGAGATGGCGGGGGCGCTCGTTGAGCTGTTCGATACGCTCAATGACGACTTTGCCGATTTCGACATTCGGGAGCAGGCGCGCTGTATATTACTGGAGATGCAGGATGGCCTGCTCCCGCCATACCAGCAGTCGTTGCAGACGTACACGCAGCGTGTGTTGGAGGAGCGGGGCGTGGAGGTGCTCACGAATACGGCGGTTGAGCAAGTGGACGCGGAGGCGGTTCATCTCAACGACGGCTCCACGATTCCCTCCCAGACGCTCATCTGGGCGGCAGGGGTCAAGGCAAGTCCGGTGGCCGACATGCTCAACACCGAGCAGGCCCGCGACGGTCGGGTGGTCGTTGAGCCGGATCTGAGCGTGCCGGGATGCCCCTCGGTCTATGCGATTGGCGACATGGCGGCCATTGAGGGAGCCGATGGGTTCGAGCCGCAGTTGGCCCAGGTGGCGCTTCAGAGTGGGCGTCATGCTGCATCGCAGATTCGACGTCGGCTCGATGGGGCGGAGACGGAGGCCTTTTCGTACCGTGACTACGGCCAAATGGCGACGATTGGGCGAAACGCTGCGGTCGCTGAGTTTGCGGGCGGAATTACGTTCAAGGGAGTGTTTGCGTGGTTGATCTGGGTTGTAATCCACATCGCGAAGCTCGTAGGCTTCCGAAATCGGCTCAGTGCATTTGTGAACTGGGCCTACAACTACTTTACGTACAGCCGAAGCGCGCGGCTCATTCTCGATATGGTTCCCATCTCGGACGACATCCCGATGGAGGTAGAAGAGGTGGACCGAGAGGTGAAGGCGCGGCTCGAAGAGGTGAAGGCAGAAGTGTGA